From Virgibacillus ihumii, the proteins below share one genomic window:
- the dnaB gene encoding replicative DNA helicase, producing the protein MNEIWSDRTPPHNIEAEQAVIGAVFLEPEALSSAAESLMPEDFYRASHQRIFDAMLKLTDRGEPIDLVTVTTSLSNEKKLDEVGGVQYLSDLAGSVPTAANIEYYSKIVEEKALLRRLIRTATDIVTSGFDTEDDVEDVLNEAEKNILEVSGRKNTGAFKSIKDVLIDVYDNIEQLQHHDADVTGIPTGYRDLDRLTSGFQRNDLIIVAARPSVGKTAFALNIAQNVAINTDENVAIFSLEMGADQLVSRMLCAEGNIDAQRLRTGRLEADDWSKLTMAMGSLSNAGIYIDDSPGIRVSEIRSKCRRLKQEHGLGMILIDYLQLIQGSGNSRENRQQEVSEISRALKALARELNVPLIALSQLSRGVESRQDKRPMMSDLRESGSIEQDADIVGFLYRDDYYDQESEKQNIIEIIISKQRNGPVGNVELAFVKEYNKFVDLDHRYSDSDVPPEPVQA; encoded by the coding sequence ATGAATGAAATATGGAGTGATCGAACACCGCCACATAACATTGAGGCAGAGCAGGCAGTAATCGGAGCGGTGTTTCTGGAGCCCGAAGCTTTATCTTCTGCCGCTGAATCGCTGATGCCGGAAGATTTTTACCGCGCAAGCCATCAGCGTATTTTTGATGCAATGCTGAAATTGACAGACAGGGGCGAACCAATTGACCTTGTAACGGTGACGACTTCATTATCAAATGAGAAAAAGCTGGATGAGGTTGGTGGTGTTCAATACCTTTCAGATCTGGCCGGCAGTGTTCCGACTGCAGCCAATATTGAATACTACAGTAAAATTGTCGAAGAAAAGGCTTTGCTCCGCAGGCTGATTCGTACAGCAACCGATATTGTAACTTCCGGATTTGATACGGAAGATGATGTGGAAGATGTGCTGAATGAGGCCGAAAAGAATATTCTCGAGGTTTCCGGCCGTAAAAATACAGGCGCCTTTAAATCCATCAAAGATGTTCTGATCGATGTATATGACAATATAGAACAGCTTCAGCACCATGATGCCGATGTAACGGGTATTCCAACAGGATACCGTGATTTGGATCGGCTGACATCAGGGTTTCAGCGGAACGATCTGATTATTGTCGCAGCCCGTCCGTCAGTGGGTAAGACGGCATTTGCCTTGAATATTGCGCAGAATGTTGCGATTAACACGGATGAAAATGTTGCTATTTTCAGTTTGGAGATGGGAGCAGATCAACTTGTTTCCCGAATGCTCTGTGCAGAAGGAAATATCGATGCCCAGCGTCTCAGGACAGGCAGGCTGGAGGCGGATGATTGGAGTAAGCTGACAATGGCGATGGGCAGTTTGTCCAATGCCGGAATTTATATTGATGATTCTCCCGGTATTCGTGTCAGTGAAATCAGGTCCAAGTGCCGCCGCCTGAAGCAAGAGCATGGTCTTGGCATGATTTTAATTGATTACTTGCAATTGATTCAGGGCAGCGGAAACTCCCGGGAAAACCGGCAGCAGGAAGTTTCGGAAATATCACGTGCATTAAAAGCACTGGCTCGTGAGTTGAACGTGCCATTGATTGCTCTGTCACAGCTATCACGTGGAGTTGAATCGCGCCAGGACAAGCGGCCAATGATGTCTGACCTGCGTGAGTCCGGAAGTATTGAGCAGGATGCTGATATTGTCGGGTTCCTGTATCGTGATGATTACTATGACCAGGAATCAGAAAAGCAGAACATTATTGAAATTATTATTTCCAAGCAGCGTAACGGTCCAGTCGGTAATGTGGAACTGGCATTTGTCAAAGAATATAATAAATTCGTGGATCTGGATCATCGGTATTCCGACAGCGATGTACCGCCGGAACCCGTACAGGCGTAA
- the rplI gene encoding 50S ribosomal protein L9, whose product MKVIFTKDVKGKGKKGELKNVSDGYARNYLLKNNLAVEATSGNLKALEAKQNKEKQKAQEEVDEANRLKEELANTTIEIKAKSGDNGRLFGSITSKQIAEELKSTHGHKIDKRKIELDNPIREMGYTDVPVKLHPEVTGTMKVHVSEK is encoded by the coding sequence ATGAAAGTAATATTTACAAAAGACGTTAAAGGAAAAGGTAAAAAAGGTGAACTGAAAAACGTTTCGGACGGATATGCACGGAACTATTTACTGAAGAACAATCTGGCGGTGGAAGCAACCTCCGGAAATCTGAAGGCGTTGGAAGCGAAACAAAATAAAGAAAAGCAGAAAGCCCAGGAAGAAGTGGACGAAGCAAATAGATTGAAAGAAGAGTTGGCCAATACTACGATCGAAATTAAAGCAAAATCCGGGGATAACGGACGGTTGTTCGGTTCCATCACAAGCAAACAAATCGCGGAAGAATTGAAAAGTACACATGGCCACAAAATTGACAAACGCAAAATTGAACTGGATAACCCTATTCGTGAGATGGGCTATACGGATGTTCCGGTTAAACTGCATCCCGAGGTTACCGGTACCATGAAAGTTCACGTCTCTGAGAAGTAA
- a CDS encoding DHH family phosphoesterase → MPDSKKKPILSRHLWVIYLLSVVVLLFIWYYYWVLGLIMTVLFAASFYYSIRTERNMRDRTEQYISTLSHRIKRVGEEALLEMPIGIVLFNDDYVVEWANPYMNDFAENDTLVGTSLSILDDNLISQIKEDNSEVWLELESYRFQTVVKKNERLLYLFDRTTQSQIQKLYHNEQTVLSIIFLDNYEEITQNMDDTLKSQLNSKVTSVLNSWSNDYGIYLKRTSQDRFLAVSTKETLDQLEKSKFDILDEVRGLNAEHNIPLTLSIGIGYGNVPLPSLGELAQSSLDLSLGRGGDQVAIKDDSGKVRFYGGRTNPMEKRTRVRARVISHALKELVKESENVIIMGHKSPDMDSVGAAIGILNIAKINGVEGYIVLDPDDIDTGVYRLIDAIREQDDLWQHFVDPEESEAIITSKSLVVVVDTHKPSMVANPRLLNKSEYKVVIDHHRRAEEFIENPTLVYMEPYASSTAELVTELLEYQPKTLKLKMLEATALLAGIIVDTKSFTLRTGSRTFDAASYLRSKGADTVLVQQFMKEDLDIYIKRSRLIERAEIFHDTIAISKGKPGEVYGGVLIAQAADTLLTMSGISASFVISERNDDRIGISARSLGDVNVQIIMEQMNGGGHLTNAATQIEDTTIEDAEKLLKEILQEYFEGGETE, encoded by the coding sequence ATGCCGGATTCGAAAAAGAAACCAATACTAAGCAGACATCTATGGGTGATTTACCTGTTATCTGTTGTCGTGCTTTTGTTTATTTGGTATTACTATTGGGTGCTGGGTCTGATTATGACGGTGCTTTTTGCTGCATCTTTTTATTACAGCATTCGAACGGAACGTAACATGCGGGATCGAACTGAACAGTATATTTCCACCCTTTCGCACCGTATTAAAAGGGTTGGTGAAGAGGCATTATTGGAGATGCCGATCGGGATTGTGCTATTCAACGATGATTATGTGGTTGAATGGGCAAATCCATATATGAATGACTTTGCAGAGAACGATACCCTTGTTGGTACATCCCTTTCCATTTTGGATGACAACTTGATTTCACAAATAAAAGAGGATAACAGTGAAGTGTGGCTGGAATTGGAATCGTACAGGTTTCAGACGGTCGTTAAAAAAAATGAACGATTGCTGTATCTGTTTGACCGGACTACACAATCCCAAATACAGAAACTCTATCATAACGAGCAAACGGTTTTATCGATAATATTTCTGGATAACTATGAAGAAATCACTCAGAACATGGACGATACCCTGAAAAGTCAGCTGAATTCAAAAGTGACTTCGGTACTGAATAGTTGGTCGAATGACTATGGAATTTATTTGAAACGTACTTCCCAGGATCGTTTTCTGGCTGTTTCCACGAAAGAAACACTCGATCAGCTGGAGAAATCAAAGTTTGATATTCTGGATGAAGTTCGTGGACTGAATGCCGAACATAACATACCGCTGACGTTGAGTATCGGTATCGGTTATGGAAATGTTCCGCTTCCTTCATTGGGTGAGCTGGCGCAGTCAAGTCTGGATCTGTCACTTGGACGCGGTGGTGATCAGGTGGCAATAAAAGATGATTCAGGAAAAGTACGCTTTTACGGCGGCAGAACAAATCCGATGGAAAAGCGGACCAGGGTGAGAGCGCGTGTTATTTCCCATGCGTTAAAAGAACTGGTAAAAGAAAGTGAAAATGTTATTATCATGGGTCATAAGTCACCTGATATGGATTCGGTTGGTGCAGCTATCGGTATCTTGAACATCGCCAAAATCAATGGTGTGGAAGGATACATTGTACTTGATCCGGATGATATTGATACAGGTGTTTATCGGTTGATTGACGCCATAAGAGAACAGGACGATTTGTGGCAGCATTTTGTGGACCCTGAGGAGTCAGAAGCCATCATAACGAGCAAAAGTCTGGTCGTTGTTGTGGACACACACAAACCATCCATGGTTGCCAATCCACGGTTATTGAATAAATCCGAGTACAAGGTCGTTATTGATCACCACAGACGGGCAGAGGAGTTCATTGAAAACCCTACGCTGGTATATATGGAACCGTATGCTTCATCGACAGCAGAGTTGGTAACGGAACTGCTGGAATACCAGCCGAAAACATTAAAACTGAAAATGCTTGAGGCAACAGCCCTATTAGCCGGGATTATTGTTGATACGAAAAGTTTTACACTGCGAACCGGATCACGTACATTTGATGCTGCTTCCTATTTGCGTTCAAAAGGCGCAGATACTGTTCTTGTCCAGCAGTTCATGAAAGAAGATCTGGATATTTATATTAAGCGGAGCAGATTGATTGAACGTGCGGAGATTTTCCATGATACGATTGCCATATCAAAAGGAAAGCCGGGCGAAGTGTATGGAGGAGTATTAATTGCTCAGGCTGCAGATACTTTGCTGACAATGAGCGGCATCTCGGCATCCTTTGTCATTTCCGAGCGCAATGATGACCGAATCGGTATCAGTGCCCGTTCCCTTGGGGATGTCAATGTACAGATCATAATGGAGCAGATGAATGGTGGCGGACATTTAACCAATGCCGCAACCCAGATTGAGGATACAACGATTGAAGATGCTGAAAAATTGTTAAAAGAGATATTGCAGGAGTATTTTGAAGGAGGGGAAACAGAATGA
- a CDS encoding YybS family protein has translation MNSKKLTDGAMLTALYIVLLLIALFVPFISFVAAFVLPVPVIMYAARYHWKSVAIMIGAILVLSSLFATFLSLPVTVLTCLGGIMIGAAIHNGLSAYETWARGSIGFVLGLLFTFLFSQIIFDVNWINELNAMLTESMQMSQNIMNQFGLGQLTEEEMNIVKEQISMITNLLPVGLAIMAIIFAFISQWVAYKVINRLYQKRLAFPPFRTLRFPVALIWIYFLSLIITFFDLDSSGTLYLAVNNIMWLTGILMTLQGFSFIFFYAHQKNISKALPILSVVLSFFFPFFLLYLVRLLGIIDIGFGLRDRIGDKGNK, from the coding sequence ATGAATTCAAAAAAACTGACAGATGGTGCAATGCTTACAGCACTATATATCGTTCTGCTGCTGATAGCTCTATTTGTTCCATTTATCTCATTTGTGGCGGCTTTTGTCCTGCCTGTTCCGGTTATTATGTATGCAGCCCGTTATCATTGGAAATCAGTCGCCATTATGATCGGGGCCATTTTAGTCTTATCGTCCCTTTTTGCAACCTTTCTGTCCCTGCCTGTCACAGTTCTTACTTGCTTAGGCGGAATAATGATTGGTGCTGCAATCCATAACGGCTTATCCGCCTATGAAACGTGGGCACGTGGATCAATTGGCTTTGTATTAGGGCTGCTATTCACCTTCCTGTTCAGTCAAATCATTTTTGACGTTAACTGGATTAATGAATTAAATGCGATGTTGACCGAATCAATGCAGATGAGTCAAAACATAATGAATCAGTTCGGTCTCGGGCAGTTGACAGAGGAAGAAATGAACATTGTGAAAGAGCAAATATCGATGATAACGAATTTGCTGCCGGTCGGGCTGGCAATTATGGCAATCATATTTGCGTTCATCAGCCAGTGGGTGGCATACAAAGTAATCAACCGTTTGTACCAAAAACGATTGGCATTCCCGCCGTTTCGCACGCTAAGGTTTCCGGTGGCGCTGATCTGGATTTACTTTTTATCCCTGATAATTACTTTCTTTGATTTGGATTCTTCCGGTACGTTATATTTGGCAGTAAATAATATTATGTGGCTTACTGGAATACTGATGACACTACAGGGTTTTTCATTTATTTTCTTTTACGCCCATCAGAAAAATATTTCAAAGGCACTGCCTATTTTAAGTGTGGTACTGTCGTTCTTTTTCCCATTTTTTCTTCTTTACCTTGTACGTCTATTAGGTATAATTGATATAGGTTTCGGATTAAGAGACCGAATTGGGGATAAAGGCAATAAATAA
- a CDS encoding DUF1189 family protein: protein MIFLQAFLHSIRLPRKQAMFKLNRIGMDITVVYMFILIFVVSLPSFINRITSADGLGADMPFLMHVIYFFMFYYLPLTIMLFLLISIIAYIGTLIAKALNRKIRFSILWKMTAYTTTIPFLVYTIAALIFPVGDSYLWIFIIYSMLFIVKIITVYPRRKTRK, encoded by the coding sequence ATGATTTTTCTACAGGCCTTTTTACATAGCATCAGGTTGCCCAGGAAACAGGCAATGTTTAAACTGAATCGCATTGGGATGGACATTACTGTCGTATATATGTTTATCCTGATATTCGTTGTATCGCTGCCTTCGTTCATAAACAGGATTACATCCGCGGACGGCCTGGGAGCAGATATGCCTTTCCTGATGCACGTTATATATTTTTTTATGTTTTACTATTTACCATTAACCATCATGCTTTTTTTGCTTATTTCAATAATTGCATATATCGGAACGCTTATTGCAAAAGCGCTGAACCGGAAAATCCGCTTTTCAATTTTGTGGAAAATGACCGCATACACCACGACTATCCCATTCCTGGTCTATACAATTGCTGCCTTGATTTTCCCTGTAGGTGATTCTTATTTATGGATTTTTATTATCTATTCCATGCTGTTTATTGTTAAAATTATTACAGTTTATCCAAGGCGAAAAACACGAAAATAG
- the modA gene encoding molybdate ABC transporter substrate-binding protein — translation MKYVKLFSFILVLLLAAGCSNSANETEHKIFVSAAASLSGPLNEIVDEFQKKYPDTVVTLHFGASGKLAQQIQQGAPVDVFLSADERRMDILAEQNMILADTRTIFTKNKLVLITNKNSDVSVESLEALSSTNLTQITVGNPESVPAGTYAKQALQNVGVWNELKGNFVFAKDARQVLTYVESGNTNLGFVYVSDLKRSDLVRGILEVDADLYEPIVYPAAVISTSENTEQAKTFISFLKSDQAQSILSNAGFGS, via the coding sequence ATGAAATATGTAAAATTGTTTTCATTTATTCTCGTATTACTATTGGCAGCCGGTTGTTCCAACAGTGCAAATGAAACAGAACATAAAATTTTCGTCTCAGCAGCAGCAAGTCTGTCCGGTCCATTGAATGAAATTGTGGATGAATTTCAAAAAAAATATCCGGATACCGTTGTTACACTGCATTTTGGTGCGTCAGGAAAACTTGCCCAGCAAATTCAACAGGGAGCACCGGTTGATGTTTTCCTGTCTGCCGATGAACGGAGAATGGACATCCTTGCAGAACAAAATATGATATTAGCTGATACACGCACCATTTTCACCAAAAACAAACTTGTGCTGATTACCAACAAAAACAGTGATGTATCCGTTGAGTCGTTAGAAGCACTTTCATCTACCAATCTCACTCAGATTACAGTCGGAAATCCGGAAAGTGTTCCTGCCGGTACATATGCCAAACAAGCGCTGCAAAACGTTGGAGTCTGGAACGAACTAAAGGGCAATTTTGTATTCGCGAAAGATGCGCGGCAGGTCCTCACCTATGTTGAATCAGGAAATACCAATTTGGGATTTGTTTATGTTTCTGACTTAAAACGATCTGATCTAGTACGAGGCATCCTCGAAGTTGATGCAGATTTATACGAACCAATCGTCTATCCGGCAGCAGTAATTTCGACCAGTGAAAACACCGAACAGGCAAAAACATTTATTTCATTTTTAAAATCCGATCAAGCTCAGTCGATATTGTCCAATGCCGGATTTGGTTCATGA
- the modB gene encoding molybdate ABC transporter permease subunit, whose product MDLTPLFLSLKIAGIATVIVLVLGVFLARVVARNQFPGKRILESCLMLPLVLPPTVVGFGLLFLFGANGPIGSWLLSWFDFQIVFTWIGAVIAAVVVSFPLMYQSAAASFQNYDPNLENAALTMGASKWKVFWTISFPLARPGLIAGLVLTFARALGEFGATLMIAGYIPNRTETIPLTIYFAVESGNMDAAVFWVLSIIAVGFCAILWLNWWNGKNILRFSTDK is encoded by the coding sequence ATGGATTTAACACCATTATTTCTGTCATTAAAAATAGCAGGCATTGCCACGGTAATTGTACTTGTGCTCGGTGTATTTCTTGCACGAGTTGTTGCTCGCAACCAGTTTCCCGGAAAGCGTATTTTGGAATCCTGTCTGATGCTCCCCCTGGTCCTGCCTCCTACAGTAGTCGGGTTTGGACTGCTTTTTTTATTTGGAGCGAACGGGCCAATCGGCAGCTGGTTGCTGTCCTGGTTTGATTTTCAGATTGTCTTTACCTGGATTGGCGCTGTTATCGCTGCTGTTGTCGTCTCGTTCCCATTAATGTACCAGAGTGCTGCCGCTTCCTTCCAAAATTATGATCCAAATCTGGAAAATGCAGCGCTAACGATGGGGGCATCCAAATGGAAGGTTTTCTGGACCATTTCCTTCCCGCTCGCCCGGCCCGGACTAATTGCCGGACTTGTATTAACATTTGCCCGTGCCCTGGGTGAATTTGGCGCAACATTGATGATAGCCGGCTACATTCCAAATCGAACTGAAACAATACCGCTTACCATTTATTTTGCTGTCGAATCCGGCAACATGGATGCGGCTGTGTTTTGGGTGCTGAGTATCATTGCCGTTGGGTTTTGTGCAATTTTATGGCTCAATTGGTGGAACGGAAAAAATATTCTTCGGTTTTCGACTGACAAATAA
- a CDS encoding ATP-binding cassette domain-containing protein has protein sequence MLTLDITKKLKDLTIEVSFNIHGEIAVLFGPSGAGKTTILNCISGLSNPDSGRIILNDRILFQDQVKPLAVQKRNIGYLFQDYALFPHMTIEQNIKYGMKDETLMRQLVEVVGIRHLLGSYPHQISGGEKQRSALVRALATQPDALLLDEPFSSLDDKTKEECQKELLRLHSLWKIPIILVTHDHDEAVKLGNRILQIEEGKIMNNQLK, from the coding sequence ATGCTGACATTGGACATTACCAAAAAGCTGAAAGACTTAACAATTGAGGTTTCTTTCAATATTCACGGGGAAATCGCCGTCCTGTTTGGACCATCCGGAGCAGGAAAAACAACCATTTTGAACTGCATTTCCGGTCTGTCCAACCCTGATTCAGGCCGTATTATACTGAACGATCGAATTCTTTTCCAGGATCAGGTAAAACCACTTGCTGTGCAGAAAAGAAATATCGGGTATCTGTTCCAGGACTACGCGCTTTTTCCGCATATGACGATTGAACAAAACATTAAATATGGGATGAAAGATGAAACGCTTATGCGTCAACTCGTGGAAGTTGTCGGCATCCGGCATTTGCTGGGGAGCTATCCGCATCAGATCTCCGGCGGCGAAAAACAGCGTTCAGCACTTGTCCGGGCACTTGCAACACAACCGGACGCATTGCTGCTGGACGAGCCATTTTCTTCACTTGATGATAAAACAAAGGAAGAATGTCAAAAAGAGCTGCTGCGTCTCCATTCGCTTTGGAAAATCCCTATTATTCTGGTCACACACGATCATGATGAAGCTGTAAAGCTGGGAAATCGGATTTTGCAGATTGAGGAAGGAAAAATAATGAATAATCAGTTAAAATAG
- the rpsR gene encoding 30S ribosomal protein S18: MAARRGRAKRRKVCYFTANGITHIDYKDVDLLRRFISERGKILPRRVTGTSAKYQRKLTKAIKRARQMALLPYVAE, translated from the coding sequence ATGGCAGCTCGTCGCGGTCGTGCAAAGCGTCGTAAAGTGTGTTATTTCACAGCAAACGGAATTACACACATTGACTATAAAGATGTTGATTTGCTAAGACGTTTCATTTCTGAGCGTGGAAAGATTCTTCCTCGTCGTGTAACTGGAACTTCTGCAAAGTATCAGCGTAAACTAACAAAAGCTATTAAACGTGCTCGTCAGATGGCATTATTGCCATATGTGGCTGAGTAA
- the ssb gene encoding single-stranded DNA-binding protein, with translation MLNRVVLVGRLTKDPDLRYTPNGVAVANFTVAVNRPFSNQQGNRDADFINCVVWRRPAENLANYMKKGSMIGVDGRIQTRTFEGQDGKTVFVTEVVADSVQFLETKGSSQSRGQQSSGFQQNQNQNQNRMNQNQNQNQNQNQNEEDPFKNNGEPIDISDDDLPF, from the coding sequence ATGTTGAATCGTGTCGTACTTGTCGGCAGATTAACGAAGGATCCTGATTTACGTTATACACCGAACGGAGTGGCAGTAGCCAACTTTACCGTAGCAGTCAATCGTCCTTTTTCCAATCAGCAGGGAAACCGTGACGCAGACTTCATTAATTGTGTTGTCTGGCGCCGACCGGCTGAAAACCTTGCGAACTATATGAAAAAAGGCAGTATGATAGGTGTTGATGGACGTATACAAACACGGACATTTGAAGGACAGGATGGTAAAACTGTATTTGTAACAGAAGTTGTCGCAGACAGTGTTCAATTTCTGGAAACAAAAGGTTCCTCGCAAAGCAGAGGACAGCAGTCATCAGGATTCCAGCAAAATCAAAACCAGAATCAGAACCGGATGAACCAAAACCAGAACCAAAACCAGAACCAAAATCAAAACGAAGAGGACCCGTTTAAAAATAACGGAGAGCCTATCGATATATCAGATGATGATTTGCCATTCTGA
- the rpsF gene encoding 30S ribosomal protein S6 produces MRKYEIMYIVRPDIEEEAQTALVERFNNVLTDNGAEIEKVDEKGKKRLAYEINDYRDGYYVVINFSGDEKAINEFDRLAKFSDDIIRNMAIREDDQ; encoded by the coding sequence ATGAGAAAATACGAAATCATGTACATCGTCCGCCCGGATATCGAAGAAGAAGCTCAAACAGCTTTGGTTGAGCGTTTCAACAACGTATTGACTGACAACGGAGCGGAGATTGAAAAAGTTGATGAAAAAGGCAAGAAACGTCTTGCTTATGAAATCAATGATTACCGTGATGGATATTATGTAGTCATTAACTTTAGCGGTGATGAAAAAGCTATCAACGAGTTTGATCGTCTTGCTAAGTTCTCTGACGATATTATTCGTAATATGGCAATTCGAGAAGATGATCAATAA
- the ychF gene encoding redox-regulated ATPase YchF yields MSLTAGIVGLPNVGKSTLFNAITQAGAEAANYPFATIDPNVGIVEVPDNRLNKLTEMYHPKKTVPTAFEFTDIAGIVKGASKGEGLGNQFLSHIRQVDAICQVVRCFRDDNITHVSGKIDPIDDIEIINLELILADLETVNKRLQRVEKMARQKDKEAVAEQNILLTLKEGLENDQPVRALEFSEEQWKVVKGLHLLTSKPTLYVANVSEEEVADPDGNENVQKVKEYAANENAEVIVVCAKIEEEIAELEQEEKEEFLEDLGINESGLDKLIKASYNLLGLATYFTAGEPEVRAWTFRKGIKAPQAAGIIHTDFEKGFIRAETVSYDDLMDAQGMAKARENGKVRLEGKEYIVLDGDVIHFRFNV; encoded by the coding sequence ATGTCTTTAACAGCAGGAATTGTCGGGCTTCCGAACGTTGGGAAATCAACGTTGTTTAATGCAATTACACAGGCTGGGGCAGAAGCGGCAAACTATCCATTTGCCACGATTGACCCGAATGTTGGAATTGTCGAAGTTCCGGACAATCGCTTGAATAAATTAACAGAAATGTATCACCCAAAAAAGACGGTTCCAACGGCTTTTGAATTTACTGATATTGCCGGAATCGTGAAAGGTGCAAGTAAAGGGGAAGGACTTGGGAATCAGTTTTTATCCCATATTCGACAGGTTGATGCGATTTGCCAGGTAGTGCGGTGTTTTCGGGATGATAATATTACCCACGTATCAGGTAAAATTGATCCGATTGATGATATCGAAATCATTAATCTGGAGCTGATTCTTGCCGACCTGGAAACCGTCAATAAGCGTCTGCAGCGAGTTGAAAAAATGGCCAGACAGAAAGATAAGGAAGCAGTTGCGGAACAGAATATTCTTTTAACGCTGAAGGAAGGCCTTGAAAACGACCAGCCTGTAAGGGCATTGGAATTTTCCGAAGAGCAGTGGAAAGTGGTGAAAGGTCTTCATTTATTGACAAGCAAGCCTACATTGTATGTGGCAAATGTCAGTGAGGAAGAAGTGGCTGATCCCGACGGAAATGAAAATGTGCAAAAGGTAAAAGAATATGCTGCAAACGAAAATGCCGAAGTAATCGTCGTCTGTGCCAAAATTGAAGAAGAAATTGCCGAATTGGAACAGGAAGAAAAAGAAGAATTCCTGGAGGATCTCGGCATTAATGAATCAGGACTGGATAAATTGATTAAAGCTTCGTACAATTTGCTTGGACTGGCAACTTATTTTACCGCCGGCGAGCCGGAAGTACGTGCCTGGACTTTTCGTAAAGGCATCAAGGCACCACAGGCTGCCGGAATTATACACACTGATTTTGAAAAAGGTTTTATCCGTGCCGAAACCGTCTCCTATGACGACCTTATGGACGCACAGGGGATGGCCAAGGCACGGGAAAATGGCAAGGTTCGTCTGGAAGGAAAAGAATATATCGTCTTGGATGGCGATGTTATCCATTTCCGGTTTAATGTATAG
- a CDS encoding DUF951 domain-containing protein: MVDKEFGLNDVVQMKKQHPCGENRWQIIRMGMDIRIKCLGCSHSVMLPRKEFTRKMKKVLEKAEK; this comes from the coding sequence ATGGTTGATAAGGAATTCGGACTGAATGATGTTGTACAAATGAAAAAACAGCATCCGTGCGGAGAAAACCGCTGGCAGATTATCCGCATGGGAATGGATATACGGATAAAATGCCTTGGATGCAGTCACAGTGTTATGCTGCCGCGCAAAGAATTTACGAGGAAAATGAAAAAAGTCCTTGAAAAAGCCGAAAAATAA